From the genome of Thermovirga sp.:
CTCACGAAATGAGTTTCGCGAGGGAGATCTGCGACCAGATCGTTTTTATGGATCACGGGGTGGTCCTTGAAATAACCCCGCCCCAAGATTTTTTTTCAGAACCCAAGACACCGAGGGCAAAAGAGTTCCTGAGCAAGATCCTGCACCATTGACGCGTGGAAGTGAATCCAAAGCGAGAAGGAGTGACGGCTCTGACCCAAGTAAGTAAAAACCTCCGCAAGTTTCGTTTGAGCCGAGGACTGTCCCTTTCAAAACTGTCAGGAATTGCTTCAGTTTCGGTAGCACAACTCTCTAAACTCGAGAATGGGAAAGTCTCCCCGAGCCTGGCGGTCCTTCGCAGGCTAGCCGATGCTTTGGAAGTATCCTTGGCCGCTTTGGTGGCCGAAAAGGTCCCCCCCCAGCTTAACCCCGTTTTTCGCGGTGAAGGATACACCTTCAGGCGGGACACGCCGGGGCAGAAACAAATAGAGGAAGTATTCCTTCACATATCCCAGGAAGCCCGCATGCAGCCCGAAATCATGACTTTACCTCCTGGGTCCGAAAG
Proteins encoded in this window:
- a CDS encoding helix-turn-helix transcriptional regulator — its product is MSRGLSLSKLSGIASVSVAQLSKLENGKVSPSLAVLRRLADALEVSLAALVAEKVPPQLNPVFRGEGYTFRRDTPGQKQIEEVFLHISQEARMQPEIMTLPPGSESGHALSHDGEEFFYVLEGWVRFFYGNQEPVDLKEGDFIYFDNTVPHRYENPDAHHPMKLLVCCSPPVF